A DNA window from Bradyrhizobium barranii subsp. barranii contains the following coding sequences:
- a CDS encoding EAL domain-containing protein, which produces MDVPEALKASSLELWYQQKLHLRTLVPSGAEALIRMRHPAWGVVPPAYFIPDESDPHFHALSEFVIARAIADWRYLLGQIGPVDLSINLPISFLADDAAVRELCYRIPDHAAFAGLLIEIDSAEVIDNLDLAIDVARRVRLHNIGISIDNVGAKWPSLLGLPNFPFVQLKVDHQYVTGCADQRLKQTVCRRIVELAHDSGAQVIAQGGETRADFLAAHEMDFDQVQGYLFGKPMGVKKFARSRTHFSEKEPIVLRHGA; this is translated from the coding sequence GTGGATGTGCCCGAAGCGCTGAAAGCCAGCTCGCTCGAGCTGTGGTATCAGCAGAAACTTCATCTCCGGACATTGGTTCCGAGCGGCGCCGAGGCGCTGATCCGGATGCGCCATCCCGCATGGGGCGTCGTGCCGCCTGCCTACTTCATCCCCGACGAAAGCGATCCGCATTTTCATGCGCTGTCCGAGTTCGTGATCGCGCGCGCGATCGCGGACTGGCGCTATCTGCTCGGGCAGATCGGACCGGTCGATCTCTCGATCAACCTGCCGATCTCGTTTCTGGCCGACGATGCTGCGGTGCGCGAGCTTTGCTACCGGATTCCGGATCATGCGGCGTTCGCCGGCCTGCTGATCGAGATCGACAGCGCCGAGGTGATCGACAATCTCGACCTGGCGATCGATGTCGCCCGGCGCGTTCGCCTGCACAATATCGGCATCTCGATCGACAATGTCGGCGCGAAGTGGCCATCCTTGCTGGGATTGCCGAACTTTCCGTTCGTCCAGCTGAAGGTCGACCATCAATACGTCACCGGTTGCGCGGATCAGCGCCTCAAGCAGACGGTGTGCCGGCGTATCGTCGAGCTCGCACACGACTCCGGCGCGCAGGTTATTGCGCAGGGGGGCGAGACGCGCGCGGACTTTCTTGCCGCACATGAGATGGATTTCGATCAGGTCCAGGGTTACCTGTTCGGCAAGCCGATGGGCGTCAAGAAGTTCGCCCGCTCGCGCACGCACTTCTCGGAGAAAGAGCCGATCGTCCTGAGGCATGGCGCCTAG
- the istB gene encoding IS21-like element helper ATPase IstB: MAKAFEEQRRSPDLEALPFEDRIGLLVDREAAERDTRRLTTRLKIAALRQTACVEDVDLRTPRGIDRAVFAKLVEGRWIDRHENLLVTGATGLGKSWLACALGHKACRDNRSVLYHRVPRLFEALALALARGDGRYARLLKSLGRAQLLILDDWGLSVLTAAERRDLLEILEDRHGRASTIVTSQLPVDTWHGAIGDPTVADAILDRLVHNAHRLQLTGESMRKRSAKTITLDGQPEH, encoded by the coding sequence ATGGCCAAGGCCTTCGAGGAGCAGCGCCGATCGCCCGATCTCGAAGCCCTGCCGTTCGAAGATCGCATCGGCCTGTTGGTCGACCGCGAAGCCGCCGAACGCGACACCAGGCGGCTCACCACGCGCCTCAAGATCGCCGCACTGCGCCAGACTGCTTGCGTCGAGGACGTCGATCTGCGCACCCCGCGGGGCATCGACCGCGCCGTTTTCGCCAAACTCGTCGAAGGTCGCTGGATCGATCGCCACGAGAATTTGCTCGTCACCGGGGCAACCGGCCTGGGCAAAAGTTGGTTAGCCTGCGCGCTCGGCCACAAGGCCTGCCGCGACAACCGATCAGTCCTCTATCATCGCGTTCCAAGGCTGTTCGAGGCGCTCGCGCTCGCGCTCGCGCGCGGAGACGGACGTTACGCTCGGCTCCTCAAAAGCCTCGGCCGCGCTCAGCTTCTGATTTTGGATGATTGGGGACTATCGGTGCTCACCGCCGCGGAACGCCGCGATCTGCTCGAAATCCTCGAGGACCGCCATGGCCGCGCATCCACCATCGTCACAAGTCAGCTCCCCGTGGACACCTGGCATGGAGCCATTGGGGACCCCACGGTCGCCGACGCCATTCTCGATCGCCTCGTCCACAACGCCCACCGCCTCCAGCTCACCGGAGAAAGCATGCGAAAACGCAGCGCCAAAACCATCACCCTTGACGGCCAACCAGAACACTGA
- a CDS encoding type II toxin-antitoxin system RelE/ParE family toxin, with protein sequence MGVRLDTLNEAVNSSELKLTGNDFHKLAGKSVRYTIHINGPWCITFEFEGGDAFKVDFEQYH encoded by the coding sequence ATAGGAGTTCGTCTCGATACGCTCAACGAAGCCGTCAACAGTTCCGAACTGAAGCTGACAGGCAACGATTTCCACAAGCTGGCCGGAAAGTCCGTGCGCTACACGATTCACATCAATGGCCCGTGGTGCATCACATTCGAGTTTGAAGGAGGCGATGCATTCAAGGTTGACTTTGAACAGTACCACTGA
- a CDS encoding tyrosine-type recombinase/integrase, with protein MMRSELHGLHGEKPHWIIPAVRTKNKKAEHTVPLFPTAVKLIEAALEIGKPEKGEDQGNRPVVASRFESVGVLASHCMSQAVRRLLEDKELVAFTPHDLRRTAATIVHASMRDGICSKRSEKRFQRIEKHLITITG; from the coding sequence ATGATGCGTTCCGAGCTTCACGGCCTACACGGGGAAAAGCCCCACTGGATCATTCCCGCTGTACGGACGAAGAACAAGAAAGCGGAGCACACAGTCCCGCTCTTCCCGACTGCCGTCAAGTTGATCGAGGCGGCCTTGGAGATCGGCAAGCCAGAGAAGGGAGAGGACCAAGGCAACAGACCCGTCGTTGCCAGTCGCTTCGAAAGCGTTGGGGTGCTTGCGAGCCACTGTATGAGCCAGGCTGTGCGGCGCTTGTTGGAAGACAAAGAGCTGGTAGCCTTTACGCCCCATGACCTCAGGCGTACAGCCGCGACCATCGTTCATGCGTCTATGCGCGATGGCATATGTTCGAAGAGAAGCGAGAAGCGATTCCAGCGGATTGAAAAGCATTTAATCACAATCACCGGTTAG
- a CDS encoding cold-shock protein: MRTGTVVSYSVEKGWGFIRPDYGDGKDLFVHISDLRGCAGADLVSGTRVTFGIRFNKQRSKYRAVEVRLRAPGHGDQ; the protein is encoded by the coding sequence ATGCGCACCGGAACAGTAGTGTCGTACAGCGTTGAAAAGGGCTGGGGGTTCATTCGGCCTGACTATGGCGACGGCAAGGATTTGTTCGTGCACATATCGGACCTTCGCGGCTGCGCAGGGGCTGATCTGGTGTCCGGCACGCGCGTGACTTTCGGTATTCGTTTCAATAAACAGCGCTCGAAGTACAGAGCCGTCGAAGTCAGGCTGCGCGCTCCGGGGCATGGCGACCAGTGA
- the glmS gene encoding glutamine--fructose-6-phosphate transaminase (isomerizing), which produces MCGIVGILGRGPVVDKLVASLRRLEYRGYDSAGLATLEGVRIERRRAEGKLRNLEEQLRYCPPSGHAGIGHTRWATHGKPTESNAHPHATENVAVVHNGIIENFRELRAELERNGAGFNSETDTEVVAHLVDSYLKNGYSPQDAVQASLPRLRGAFALAFLFKANDDLLIGACKGSPLAIGHGRGEVYLGSDAIALAPLTDTVTYLEDGDWAVLTRATCVIYGADGSIVQRETSKSGVSALLVDKANYRHFMAKEIHEQPTVAGKTLAHYLDVAAKRVALPLALPFDFNCIQRISITACGTASYAGHIAKYWFERLARLPCDVDVASEFRYREAPLRRGDLAIVISQSGETADTLAALRYAKGKGLHTISVVNVPTSTIARESESVLPTLAGPEIGVASTKAFICQLMVLGVLAVRAAKERGKLSEIDESQLVRELIEVPRLIAAALLVEPQIEKLARYIAGARTVLYLGRGTSAPLALEGALKLKEISYIHSEGYAAGELKHGPIALIDEAVPVVVIAPYDEVFEKTVSNMQEVAARGGKIILITDAKGASEAMVDTLLTIVLPAMVASFTPLVYAIPVQLLAYHTAVARGADVDQPRNLAKSVTVE; this is translated from the coding sequence ATGTGTGGAATTGTTGGCATTTTGGGCCGTGGTCCGGTCGTTGATAAGTTGGTCGCGTCGCTCAGGCGATTGGAATATCGTGGCTACGATTCCGCGGGCCTCGCAACTCTCGAAGGAGTCCGGATCGAGCGCCGCCGCGCCGAAGGTAAGCTGAGGAACCTTGAGGAGCAGCTGCGCTATTGTCCGCCGTCGGGGCATGCTGGCATCGGTCACACCCGCTGGGCGACTCATGGAAAGCCGACCGAAAGCAATGCTCATCCGCATGCGACGGAGAATGTCGCGGTCGTTCATAACGGGATCATTGAGAATTTCCGCGAGCTGCGAGCCGAGTTGGAGCGGAATGGAGCCGGCTTTAACTCGGAGACGGACACCGAGGTAGTGGCGCATCTCGTCGATTCCTATCTCAAGAATGGCTACTCGCCGCAGGATGCGGTACAGGCGTCACTGCCGCGACTGCGTGGTGCCTTCGCGTTGGCATTCCTTTTCAAAGCGAACGACGATCTTTTGATCGGTGCTTGCAAGGGCTCGCCGCTCGCGATCGGACATGGTCGCGGCGAAGTGTATCTAGGCTCGGACGCAATTGCGCTCGCACCTTTGACCGACACCGTCACCTACCTTGAAGACGGCGACTGGGCCGTGCTTACGCGCGCAACGTGCGTGATTTATGGTGCAGACGGCTCTATCGTCCAGCGGGAAACATCAAAATCTGGCGTATCAGCGCTCCTTGTGGACAAAGCGAATTACCGCCACTTCATGGCCAAAGAAATTCACGAGCAGCCGACAGTGGCCGGCAAGACATTGGCGCATTATCTCGATGTTGCGGCCAAACGCGTCGCCCTGCCGCTCGCGTTGCCCTTCGACTTTAATTGCATTCAGCGCATTTCAATTACTGCGTGCGGCACGGCTAGCTACGCTGGGCACATCGCCAAATACTGGTTCGAGAGGCTCGCGCGTTTGCCTTGCGACGTCGATGTAGCCTCTGAATTCCGCTACAGGGAGGCGCCTTTGCGCCGAGGCGATCTCGCAATAGTCATCTCGCAATCGGGCGAAACCGCTGACACATTAGCTGCCTTGCGATACGCCAAGGGCAAGGGCTTGCATACGATATCTGTGGTTAATGTACCGACGTCGACGATTGCGCGCGAGAGCGAATCCGTTTTGCCTACCCTGGCAGGGCCAGAAATCGGCGTCGCTTCCACCAAGGCATTTATCTGCCAGCTGATGGTATTGGGGGTGCTTGCCGTCAGAGCAGCTAAGGAGCGGGGTAAGCTGTCTGAAATCGATGAATCGCAGCTCGTGCGCGAGCTCATTGAGGTGCCGCGATTGATTGCTGCGGCCCTGTTGGTCGAGCCCCAGATTGAGAAGCTCGCGCGTTATATCGCCGGCGCGAGGACAGTACTCTATCTCGGTCGTGGCACATCGGCCCCCTTGGCCTTGGAGGGCGCGCTCAAGTTGAAGGAAATTTCCTATATCCACTCAGAGGGCTACGCCGCCGGCGAGCTCAAGCACGGCCCGATCGCACTGATCGATGAGGCTGTGCCTGTGGTGGTGATCGCGCCTTACGACGAGGTCTTCGAGAAGACCGTCTCTAACATGCAAGAGGTGGCCGCTCGGGGCGGCAAGATCATCCTGATCACCGATGCGAAGGGGGCGTCTGAAGCGATGGTAGACACGCTCCTGACCATCGTGCTGCCGGCAATGGTCGCAAGCTTTACGCCGCTGGTCTATGCCATTCCGGTCCAGCTCTTGGCTTACCATACCGCGGTCGCAAGGGGGGCGGACGTGGATCAGCCGCGTAATCTTGCAAAATCGGTCACGGTGGAATGA
- the gmd gene encoding GDP-mannose 4,6-dehydratase, translating into MTVRNSKGRVALITGVTGQDGAYLAEYLLSLGYVVHGIKRRSSSFNTARVDHLYQDPHVGNVPFLMHYGDMTDSTNLIRLVQQIRPTEIYNLAAQSHVAVSFESPEYTANADAIGVLRLLEAIRILGMEKETRFYQASTSELYGLVQEIPQKETTPFYPRSPYGVAKLYGYWITVNYREAYGMFASNGILFNHESPIRGETFVTRKITRGVARIEVGLEQTLYLGNLEAKRDWGHARDYVEGMHKILQADKPDDFVLATGEMRSVREMVELSFAHVGRRIAWRGKGVEETGVDETSGKTVVKIDPTYFRPTEVDLLVGDASKAREVLGWTPKRSFAQLVEEMMTSDLAETKRDAASGKRTV; encoded by the coding sequence ATGACGGTTCGCAACTCAAAGGGGCGTGTCGCTCTCATCACCGGCGTGACCGGTCAGGACGGCGCCTATCTCGCCGAATATTTGCTGTCGCTCGGCTATGTCGTGCACGGCATCAAGCGGCGCTCGTCCTCGTTCAACACCGCGCGCGTCGATCACCTCTATCAGGACCCGCATGTCGGCAACGTTCCGTTCCTGATGCACTATGGCGACATGACGGATTCGACCAATCTGATCCGCCTGGTGCAGCAGATCCGGCCGACCGAGATCTACAATCTCGCAGCTCAAAGCCACGTCGCCGTCAGCTTCGAGAGCCCGGAATACACCGCCAATGCCGACGCCATCGGCGTGCTGCGCCTGTTGGAAGCGATCCGCATCCTCGGCATGGAGAAGGAGACGCGGTTCTACCAGGCCTCGACCTCCGAGCTCTACGGCCTGGTGCAGGAGATCCCGCAGAAGGAGACGACGCCGTTCTATCCGCGCTCGCCCTACGGCGTTGCCAAGCTCTACGGCTACTGGATCACGGTGAACTACCGCGAAGCCTACGGCATGTTCGCGTCGAACGGCATCCTGTTCAACCATGAGAGCCCGATCCGCGGCGAGACCTTTGTGACCCGCAAGATCACCCGCGGCGTCGCGCGTATCGAGGTCGGGCTGGAACAGACGCTCTATCTCGGCAATCTCGAAGCCAAGCGCGACTGGGGCCATGCCAGGGACTATGTCGAGGGCATGCACAAGATCCTGCAGGCCGACAAACCCGACGACTTCGTGCTCGCCACCGGCGAGATGCGCTCGGTGCGCGAGATGGTCGAGCTGTCCTTTGCCCATGTCGGCCGCCGCATCGCCTGGCGCGGCAAGGGCGTCGAGGAGACCGGCGTCGATGAGACGAGCGGCAAGACCGTGGTGAAGATCGATCCGACCTATTTCCGTCCGACCGAGGTCGATCTCCTCGTCGGTGACGCCAGCAAGGCGCGCGAGGTGCTCGGCTGGACGCCGAAGCGCAGCTTTGCCCAGCTCGTCGAGGAGATGATGACGAGCGATCTGGCGGAGACAAAACGGGATGCGGCCAGTGGCAAACGCACCGTTTGA
- the fcl gene encoding GDP-L-fucose synthase, whose amino-acid sequence MRPVANAPFELRGKSVYVAGHRGMVGAALVRRLAREEVRLVTVDRREVDLCNQAAVFDWFARTRPQVIFLAAAKVGGIVANNTLRAEFIYDNIAIAANVIQAAHQNGAEKLMFLGSSCIYPKLAPQPLREDSVLTGPLEPTNEPYAIAKIAGIKMAEAYRSQYGSDFISVMPTNLYGPGDNYHPELSHVVAALIRRFHEAKVSGAKRVIVWGTGTPRREFLYVDDMADACVHLMKTYSSPEPVNIGTGEDITIADLALMVAAAVGFRGEISLDTSRPDGTPRKLLDVSRLSRLGWRATTSLTEGIQLAYRVFCAERDGRLQSDLLVLDKAACITG is encoded by the coding sequence ATGCGGCCAGTGGCAAACGCACCGTTTGAGCTGAGGGGCAAGAGCGTCTACGTCGCCGGCCATCGCGGCATGGTCGGAGCCGCGCTGGTGCGCCGGCTGGCACGGGAGGAGGTGCGGCTCGTCACGGTCGACCGGCGCGAGGTCGATCTCTGCAACCAGGCCGCCGTGTTCGACTGGTTCGCCAGGACGCGGCCGCAAGTGATCTTCCTCGCCGCGGCCAAGGTCGGCGGCATCGTCGCCAACAACACGCTGCGCGCCGAGTTCATCTACGACAACATCGCGATTGCGGCGAACGTGATCCAGGCCGCGCATCAGAACGGCGCCGAGAAGCTAATGTTTCTGGGCTCGTCCTGCATCTATCCGAAGCTGGCGCCGCAGCCGCTGCGCGAGGATTCCGTGCTCACCGGTCCGCTGGAGCCGACCAACGAGCCCTATGCGATCGCCAAGATCGCCGGCATCAAGATGGCGGAGGCCTATCGCAGCCAGTATGGCAGCGACTTCATCAGCGTGATGCCGACCAATCTGTACGGCCCCGGCGACAATTATCACCCCGAGCTGAGCCACGTCGTCGCCGCGCTGATCCGCCGCTTCCACGAGGCGAAGGTTTCGGGAGCGAAGCGCGTCATCGTGTGGGGCACCGGCACGCCCCGGCGCGAGTTCCTCTATGTCGACGACATGGCGGATGCCTGCGTGCACCTGATGAAGACCTATTCGTCGCCGGAACCGGTCAATATCGGCACCGGCGAGGACATCACCATCGCCGATTTAGCACTGATGGTCGCGGCCGCCGTCGGCTTTCGCGGTGAAATCAGCTTGGATACGTCGCGCCCGGACGGAACGCCGCGCAAGCTGCTGGATGTTAGTCGGCTGTCCAGACTCGGCTGGCGAGCCACCACCTCGCTCACGGAAGGCATTCAGCTGGCATACCGGGTGTTTTGCGCTGAGAGAGACGGACGGCTCCAGAGTGATCTGCTCGTTCTCGACAAGGCAGCCTGCATCACCGGCTAG
- a CDS encoding IS5 family transposase (programmed frameshift), producing the protein MRAGLFWLNDRQWARIEPHLPRGLTGPDRDDDRRIVSGIIHMLQSGARWRDCPREYGPYTTIYNRFNRWAKRGRWCAIFEALAKPGEDGVVLSLDSTSIKAHRCASGGKGGSTNQAIGRSRGGRTTKIHALSDPLCRPVVLHLTPGQDADIAAAPDVLALAPPMSVLLADKGYDGDKLRGEIIRRGAKPVIPNKSNRVVIHRFNKRAYKGRNVIERCFCRLKDFRRIATRYDKLARNFLAAVHLAALVAYWLN; encoded by the exons ATGCGCGCTGGTTTGTTTTGGCTGAACGACAGGCAATGGGCGCGTATCGAACCGCATCTGCCGAGGGGACTGACGGGGCCGGATCGGGACGACGACCGACGCATCGTCAGCGGCATCATTCACATGCTGCAATCGGGTGCACGATGGCGTGATTGTCCACGTGAATACGGCCCTTACACGACGATCTACAATCGCTTCAATCGCTGGGCCAAGCGAGGACGATGGTGCGCAATCTTCGAAGCGCTGGCCAAGCCTGGCGAAGACGGCGTCGTACTGTCGCTCGACTCGACCTCGATTAAAGCTCACCGGTGTGCCTCCGGCGGAAAAGGGGGGAGCACAA ATCAAGCAATCGGCCGCTCGCGCGGAGGCCGCACGACAAAAATCCATGCGCTGAGCGATCCGCTCTGCCGGCCGGTCGTCCTGCATCTGACTCCAGGCCAGGATGCCGATATCGCTGCGGCTCCCGATGTCCTGGCGCTCGCGCCACCCATGAGCGTGCTCCTCGCCGACAAAGGGTATGATGGCGACAAGCTTCGCGGCGAAATCATTCGTCGTGGCGCCAAGCCCGTAATCCCCAATAAATCTAACCGTGTCGTCATCCATCGCTTCAACAAACGCGCCTACAAAGGACGAAATGTCATCGAACGCTGCTTTTGCAGGCTCAAGGACTTCCGGCGCATCGCCACGCGATATGACAAGCTCGCCCGTAATTTTTTGGCCGCTGTTCATCTCGCCGCTCTCGTCGCATATTGGCTCAATTGA
- a CDS encoding efflux RND transporter permease subunit — translation MTFTALFIKRPVLSIVVSFLILLIGLRAAVLLPIRQYPKLTNTVINITTAYPGASADMIQGFITTPLEQAVASAEGVDYISSSSMLGVSTIQVYIKLNFNPNEALTEVLSKVNSVKYLIPKESNDPVVTKSSGQTNAVMYIAFSSDELAASAITDYLTRVVQPVISTVDGVSAADILGGQSFAMRLWLDPAKMAGHGISPAEVSAAIAANNFQAAAGQTKGYFTISDVTANTDLRSVDDFKRMIVKANDGGFVRMEDIAVVELAAQMTDTTVTMNGDHAVFVGVQASPEGNPLNIVRGVRALFPEMERNLPPPLKMKVAYDSSKFIQSSIDEVKKTLIEAVVVVVVVIFLFLASLRSVIIPVVTIPLSLVGVCSMMLALGFSFNLLTLLAMVLAIGLVVDDAIVVVENIHRHLEEGAAPLQAATRGAREIVGPVISMTITLAAVYAPIGFLGGLTGGLFREFAFTLAGAVIVSGVVALTLSPMMCSLFLRRAKGGRFARLVNRGFSAVTRWYGRKLDRSLDYRPITGLFALTMLGLVGFLYMHISKELAPEEDQGIIFALTKAPKYANIDYLDYYGTKLESALKKVPETDLSFVFNGIGGQQSGMAGMLLKPWDERKRSSIVLKSLVQAELSKIEGINAFAFSLPPLPGGSGGLPVQMVINSTLGFQSIHEQMSKLKDAAQKSGLFMVSDSDLEFNQPVVRIKVDRSKANELGITMQIVGNALATLLGGNYVNRFNLQGRSYEVIPQVPREERLVPQSIGSYYVKTATGSMLPLSTVVSTETATDPNALTHYNQLNCATFQAVPMPGVTIEQAVDFLEAEAKKLPPGFSYDFLADARQYVHEGNQLAITFAFALIIIFLVLSAQFESLRDPLIIMISVPMAMVGALIPPFLGWATMNIYTQVGLLTLVGLISKHGILMVEFANELQFKERFDRRSAIEMAARVRLRPILMTTAAMVTGFIPLLTATGAGAASRFSIGLVLAAGMSAGTLITLFVLPAVYVAIASDHRGNGGVVRANLAERDFTSAADAEVTKHDHQII, via the coding sequence ATGACATTTACCGCGCTTTTCATCAAACGTCCGGTATTGTCAATCGTCGTGAGTTTCCTGATCTTGCTGATCGGCTTGCGCGCCGCGGTCCTACTGCCGATCCGGCAATATCCGAAGCTAACCAATACGGTCATCAATATCACGACTGCCTATCCTGGCGCCTCGGCCGACATGATCCAGGGGTTCATCACCACTCCCCTGGAGCAAGCAGTCGCGTCCGCCGAAGGCGTCGACTACATCAGTTCCTCGTCTATGCTTGGTGTCTCGACTATTCAAGTTTACATCAAGCTGAACTTCAATCCAAACGAAGCGCTCACGGAGGTGCTCTCCAAGGTCAACTCAGTCAAATACCTGATCCCGAAGGAATCAAACGATCCAGTCGTCACGAAGTCGAGCGGTCAGACGAATGCTGTCATGTATATCGCTTTCTCCAGCGATGAGCTAGCGGCCAGTGCGATCACCGACTACCTCACGCGCGTCGTGCAACCGGTTATCTCAACCGTCGACGGCGTTTCAGCGGCTGACATCCTAGGCGGCCAGAGTTTTGCGATGCGGCTATGGCTAGACCCTGCGAAAATGGCTGGGCATGGCATATCGCCGGCTGAAGTTTCGGCTGCAATCGCAGCTAACAACTTCCAGGCTGCGGCAGGCCAGACCAAGGGCTATTTCACTATCTCCGATGTCACAGCAAATACGGATTTGCGGAGTGTTGACGATTTCAAGCGTATGATTGTCAAGGCGAATGACGGTGGCTTTGTGCGCATGGAAGACATTGCGGTAGTCGAACTTGCCGCGCAGATGACGGACACTACCGTCACGATGAACGGCGACCACGCGGTCTTTGTCGGCGTGCAAGCGAGCCCGGAAGGCAATCCGCTAAACATAGTGCGAGGCGTTCGGGCGCTGTTTCCTGAAATGGAGCGTAACCTGCCGCCGCCGCTGAAGATGAAAGTGGCCTACGACTCATCCAAGTTTATTCAATCATCGATCGACGAAGTGAAGAAGACGCTCATTGAGGCCGTCGTGGTTGTGGTCGTCGTGATCTTTCTTTTCCTGGCCTCGCTGCGGTCCGTCATCATTCCTGTGGTTACTATTCCGTTGTCTCTCGTTGGTGTCTGCAGCATGATGCTGGCGCTGGGGTTCTCATTCAACCTCCTGACGCTCCTTGCGATGGTTCTCGCGATCGGCCTCGTGGTCGACGACGCAATCGTGGTGGTGGAGAATATTCATCGCCATTTAGAAGAAGGAGCGGCTCCGCTACAGGCTGCTACAAGGGGCGCGCGCGAGATCGTCGGTCCGGTTATCTCCATGACGATTACCTTGGCTGCGGTATATGCCCCGATCGGATTCCTTGGCGGCCTCACCGGTGGCCTGTTCCGCGAATTCGCGTTCACGCTGGCAGGAGCGGTGATCGTGTCCGGTGTGGTCGCTTTGACGCTGTCGCCCATGATGTGCTCTCTCTTCCTGAGGCGCGCCAAGGGGGGACGATTTGCAAGGCTTGTGAACCGCGGGTTCAGTGCCGTAACACGATGGTACGGCCGCAAGCTCGACCGTTCGCTCGACTATCGCCCAATTACCGGCCTATTTGCGCTGACCATGTTGGGACTTGTCGGCTTTCTCTATATGCATATTTCCAAGGAACTAGCGCCGGAGGAGGATCAAGGTATCATATTCGCGCTAACTAAGGCGCCGAAATACGCCAATATCGACTACCTCGACTATTATGGCACCAAGCTTGAAAGCGCGTTGAAAAAAGTTCCAGAGACTGACTTGAGCTTCGTGTTCAATGGCATTGGCGGCCAGCAGAGTGGCATGGCCGGCATGTTGCTCAAGCCTTGGGACGAACGCAAGCGATCATCGATTGTACTAAAGTCGCTTGTTCAGGCCGAGCTATCCAAAATCGAAGGCATCAACGCGTTTGCCTTTAGCTTGCCTCCGCTGCCGGGCGGTTCTGGTGGCCTACCAGTCCAGATGGTGATCAATTCGACTCTTGGCTTTCAATCCATCCACGAGCAGATGTCAAAGTTGAAGGATGCCGCGCAGAAGAGCGGCCTCTTCATGGTGAGCGACTCCGACCTCGAGTTCAACCAGCCGGTGGTACGAATCAAGGTTGATCGATCGAAGGCTAACGAGCTTGGCATCACCATGCAGATCGTCGGTAACGCGCTCGCCACCTTACTTGGGGGAAATTACGTCAACCGCTTCAATCTGCAGGGCCGCTCCTACGAGGTGATCCCGCAGGTGCCGCGAGAGGAACGGCTAGTGCCGCAATCAATCGGAAGCTATTATGTGAAGACTGCGACGGGATCGATGCTTCCGCTGTCTACCGTAGTCTCCACCGAGACTGCGACCGATCCGAATGCGCTCACCCACTACAACCAGCTCAACTGCGCGACCTTTCAGGCCGTGCCGATGCCCGGCGTCACGATCGAACAGGCCGTGGATTTCCTAGAAGCCGAGGCGAAGAAACTGCCCCCAGGCTTCAGTTACGACTTCCTGGCCGACGCCCGCCAGTACGTGCACGAGGGTAATCAATTGGCGATTACCTTTGCATTTGCCCTCATCATCATATTCTTAGTGCTTTCGGCGCAGTTCGAAAGTCTGCGCGATCCGCTCATCATCATGATCAGCGTGCCGATGGCAATGGTCGGCGCCTTGATTCCGCCGTTCCTCGGCTGGGCGACCATGAACATCTACACCCAGGTTGGACTGTTGACACTGGTCGGGTTGATTTCAAAGCACGGCATCCTAATGGTTGAGTTCGCCAATGAGCTGCAGTTCAAGGAGAGATTTGACCGTCGCTCGGCTATAGAGATGGCGGCGCGTGTCCGACTGCGCCCAATCTTGATGACCACGGCGGCAATGGTCACGGGCTTCATACCCTTGTTGACGGCAACGGGAGCTGGCGCCGCGAGCCGGTTCTCGATCGGACTCGTTCTCGCCGCTGGCATGTCTGCGGGCACGCTGATCACGCTATTCGTGCTCCCGGCGGTCTATGTCGCGATCGCGTCCGATCACCGTGGTAATGGGGGTGTCGTCCGCGCGAACCTCGCCGAGCGCGACTTCACCAGCGCTGCTGATGCCGAGGTAACAAAGCATGACCATCAAATCATCTAG